DNA from Micromonospora sp. M71_S20:
GCTGCCACAGCCAGATTGGCGCAGGCTAAAGCCGAGCGAGACTCGGAGGACGACTCGTTCTTCCCGTCGACGCCGTTCCACGCCACCGTCGTGATCGAGGAACCAGAGGCGCACCTGCACCCGCAGCTGCAGCACGCCCTGGCCCGGTATCTTCGCCAGGTGGTCGAGCAGCGTCCGGAGCTGCAGGTAATCCTGTCGAGCCACGCCACCGACATCGTCGCCTCCTGCCTGCCCGAGGAACTGGTCGTGGTGCGCCGTACCGCCAGTGGTGCTCACGTGACGCGGCCGGTCGGGCTCCTGCCCCGCGGGGACCGTGACAAGGTACTGCGGTTCGCCCGGCTGCACATGGACGCGACCCGGTCAGCAGCGCTGTTCTCCGAACGGGTCCTGTTCGTCGAAGGCGTCACCGAGGCCGCGGTGCTACGACTGTTCGGCCGGGTCTGGGCCGGCGACGATATCGACAAGGCGGCCTTCGTTGACGCGCTCACGATCACGGTGATGGGCTGGAAAGTCGGCGAATGGCCGGCGCAGCTGCTCGCGACACCCGGCTACGAACTCGCGACCCGGGTCGCGGTCCTCGCCGACAGCGACAAGCAGCCGGACGCGTCGTACGGCCCACCCGCGTGGGTCGGCAGCTACGATCAGGACACGCTGAGATATTTCATTAGCCATCCCACCCTCGAACCATCACTCGTCACCGGCAACGAGGACCTGTTCACCGCCGCACTGCACGAGACCGGCCTGGACGTGCCCGAGCCGCTCGACGTGGCCGGCGTCTACCGACTGTTCGCCAGCAGAAGCTCCGACGGCACCCGCCCGGAGGGCCCCGGCAAGGCGCTGAAGGCGCAGTTCTCCCTCAACCTGGCGCAACTGCTGGAACACCGCGTCCGTACCGACCCGGCGGCGATCACCGTTCCCGGGCACATCGCAGCGCTCTACGACTTCTTGTCCGATCCGAACGCCGCCCTGCCCGACCCGGTCACCACCGACCTGCCGTTCTGACCGAGCGGCGACCAATGGGCGCATCAGCGACCGGATCCGCGACACCCGTAACGCCGGCGGCCACGGGTAAGGGGCTGACCAGCGAACAGCTGCTCGCCGCAGCCGCGACTGAACCGGCTGTGTTCATCGAGGCGGCGCCCGGCTCCGGTAAGACAACGGTGGCCGCCGAACGGTACGGATTCCTGCACTACAGCACCCTGGCCGACCCTCGGGCGATCGTCGCAGTCAGCTTCACCCGCGCCGCAACCTGGGAACTGCGCCAGCGCATCGTACGTACCTGGGGCCCCGGAGCTCTGCGGCCACCGAACCGGGTCGTCACCATCGACACCCTGCTGGTGGAACTACTACATCATCTCCTGCGCCGTGGGGAGCTGACATGGCCGCAAGGACACGCCGACCTGCGGGTGCTCGACAAATGGAGCACCGCCCACCCTCACGCCCGTACCACCACGAAACAGACGCTGACGCTACGTGACCGAACCATAGTCCGGACCCGGGTGAAGGCCTCCCTCGAAGCGCGGATAACCGGCCCGCCGTACTGGGAGAACATCCTCGCTGGCACCTGCACCCACGACGACGTACGTGCCGTCGTCGCGGCGGCGTTGAGTGACCGGCACCTCGCTGCGTTCCTCGGCGGCTATTTGGCGGCCACCATCCGCGGCCTGCTCATCGACGAGGTCTTCGACGCCAACCAGCTCGACCTCGACCTGATCAGCCTGGCCAGGCACCACGGCGTCACAGTGACCCTGATCGGCGATCCGTGGCAGGCACTGTACGAGTTCCGGGGCGCCCGCGCTCACCTGATCACCGGTTTCGTCATTGCCCAAGGACTACGCACCTATCGACTCACCCGCTCGTTCCGGTTCCGCAGCCCGCACTGCATCGCTCTCACTCGGGATCTGCGTGACCGGAAACCGGTCGCCGTGCCACCTCGTGACGGCGCTGCCCTCGACGTTGTCCTGGCCCACGAGTGGAAGACCCTATGGACCGCCGGCGGCGATGTTCTGCCGATGTCGTTCAACAGCCCCAACACCGTCGAGCGGGCCGCCGCTACTCTGCTGGCGGATCTGGTGACCAGCGCCGCGTTCGGTCAGCATGCCGTGTTCGCCGAGGAGTCCTACCGGCTGCTCGGCATCACCGACCCGGCAGCCCGTGACCGGCTGCGCCCACACCTGATCGACGTGCTGGACATCCTGCGTTCGCCCGCGATGACAGCTGTCAACGACACCTGGGACGCCCTCGTGACAGCGATCGGCACCGAGTCCACCCGCCACTTCCGGCCCCGACACCACGCCTACACCGAACCACTGAAGTGGCTGCGGGCGTTCCTGCACCGCAACGTCACCCATCCTGTCCCCGGCCTCACAGTGCACCAGGCCAAGGGCCGAGAATGGGAGGCCGTCGGAGTCTGCCTGACCGGCACGGAGAAGGCAGCACTCGCGGGCGGTCTCGACCCGCTCAACAGCAATCACCGCATCCTCTACGTCGCGCTGACCCGCGCGAAGTCGACCATCGTCGCGCTGTGACGACGTCCGCCGTCAGCACCCGACACCGGCCATGCACGACCACCGCGAAGAGCACGGCTCGCCGAGCCCAACCAAGTGAACGAAATCCGCGATCAACTAAAGTGTCAATGCTATGGTTTCCGCATGTCGGTGAAGTGACGTGAAGGGGTCGACAGTGGATCATCCGATCGGCGGTTGGGCTCGGCAACGCTTCGGTGAACGCGCGGAACACATGCGCGATGCCGCGGTAGAGGCATTGCGGGCGGCGGTGATCGACGCGCAGGACGCCCACAAGGAAGGCAAGAGCGACAAGCTCTACACCTTCGGCTGGACACTCGCAGTGCGCAAGTACGAACGGCTGGTCGAGGCGCTGCGGGACATGGACGACGTCCAGTTGGTCCGCCCGGCGGGATCGCCGCACAATCTCGTGCTGTTCGGCGACAACTTGTTCTATCCGTTTCGGTACGCCAAGGACGGCGCTACCGCGCTGAGCGACGCCCGGGTAACCGACGGCCGGGTCAGCGCGATGGTCACCGAACTGTTCCAGCGGTTCGGTCCCGAACCCACCCACCAGGCCGATCCGTTCCCGCTGTTCGCCCCCGATCCCGAGCCCAGCGCCGACGACGACGAGTTCCGGTCAGCGCTGGACATGCTGCCGCCGACGACGAAACTGATCCTGGTCGCGTTCGCCTGCAATGAGCACAGCGGCTTGATCGACGCCGCCTGGGGCGAGGGGGAACTCGTTGACGGCGCAGGCCATCTGCGGTGGCTGCCCGGCTGCTACGAGCCGCTACCGGTCGGCGCCCCCGTGACCGGTTCGCCGGTATCGGTTCCCGAGCCTCGCGTCGCCGGTGACACCGTAGGCAACACCCGGTTCGACAACGGCACCATGCCGACGGTTCCGCTGAGTGCGCGGCCCCCGGTCGAGCGAGCCAACAACGACGTGTTCCCGCCAGTAATCGAGCGGGCTCCGGAAACACTCAAGGCTGATGAAGAGGACCGGTAACCGTCAGCTGTCACTGCTGCCCGGCGCGGAGGCCGACGCCGCTCCGACGCCGGGCGCGGTCGCCCAGGTGTTCGACCCGGCACGGCTGACCCAGGCACGCCATCTGGCCGGTAAGACCAAGAAGGAGGTCGCCGAGGCGGTCGGGGTGACCCCCGCGGCAGTGGGTCAGTATGAGGCCGGAGTCACCAAACCTCG
Protein-coding regions in this window:
- a CDS encoding ATP-dependent endonuclease, producing the protein MHLSKLVITGFRASANGVLECTIPGRFSVLLGANNAGKSTICDAVFLGHRLRFPRLPNPPSTTLGPGGRSITVEYSYAASPMDEGPLGTKLQVAAGTVSTGIAGTWTYGLRRDLGRVATNLEHATDLINDVRVIYLPAWRNPVDDLARREARVLVELLRAQQQRLTGSRNLRTLRGMAAGLLDTLAQHEILQSIEQRVGEHLRHLTAGISRQWPFVRGQAVNDEYLARVLELMLATVADRAEARQLEISGLGYVNLLHIAVTLAAIPDSTALHAADTAADVKAMATGTAPGGETVTPGIDAPMVVPPEGDVSGVQEPVDDPDAQVAAATARLAQAKAERDSEDDSFFPSTPFHATVVIEEPEAHLHPQLQHALARYLRQVVEQRPELQVILSSHATDIVASCLPEELVVVRRTASGAHVTRPVGLLPRGDRDKVLRFARLHMDATRSAALFSERVLFVEGVTEAAVLRLFGRVWAGDDIDKAAFVDALTITVMGWKVGEWPAQLLATPGYELATRVAVLADSDKQPDASYGPPAWVGSYDQDTLRYFISHPTLEPSLVTGNEDLFTAALHETGLDVPEPLDVAGVYRLFASRSSDGTRPEGPGKALKAQFSLNLAQLLEHRVRTDPAAITVPGHIAALYDFLSDPNAALPDPVTTDLPF
- a CDS encoding UvrD-helicase domain-containing protein, producing the protein MGASATGSATPVTPAATGKGLTSEQLLAAAATEPAVFIEAAPGSGKTTVAAERYGFLHYSTLADPRAIVAVSFTRAATWELRQRIVRTWGPGALRPPNRVVTIDTLLVELLHHLLRRGELTWPQGHADLRVLDKWSTAHPHARTTTKQTLTLRDRTIVRTRVKASLEARITGPPYWENILAGTCTHDDVRAVVAAALSDRHLAAFLGGYLAATIRGLLIDEVFDANQLDLDLISLARHHGVTVTLIGDPWQALYEFRGARAHLITGFVIAQGLRTYRLTRSFRFRSPHCIALTRDLRDRKPVAVPPRDGAALDVVLAHEWKTLWTAGGDVLPMSFNSPNTVERAAATLLADLVTSAAFGQHAVFAEESYRLLGITDPAARDRLRPHLIDVLDILRSPAMTAVNDTWDALVTAIGTESTRHFRPRHHAYTEPLKWLRAFLHRNVTHPVPGLTVHQAKGREWEAVGVCLTGTEKAALAGGLDPLNSNHRILYVALTRAKSTIVAL